Proteins from a single region of Corvus moneduloides isolate bCorMon1 chromosome 19, bCorMon1.pri, whole genome shotgun sequence:
- the MCRIP1 gene encoding mapk-regulated corepressor-interacting protein 1: MASSPVSRVVYNGKRSGGPRSPGAGSEIFTPAHEENVRFIYEAWQCVERDLRSQMGSERGLVEEYVEKMPNPSLKAFKPVDLGDLKRRNTQDAKKS, translated from the exons ATGGCTAG CTCCCCCGTGTCCCGAGTGGTGTACAACGGAAAGCGCAGCGGCGGCCCGCGCTCCCCCGGTGCCGGCAGCGAGATCTTCACGCCGGCCCACGAGGAGAACGTGCGCTTCATCTACGAGG cctggcagtgcGTGGAGCGCGACCTGCGCAGCCAGATGGGCTCCGAGCGCGGCCTGGTCGAGGAGTACGTGGAGAAGATGCCGAACCCCAGTCTGAAAG CGTTTAAACCCGTCGACCTGGGTGATCTGAAGAGGAGGAACACACAGGATGCAAAGAAGTCCTAA
- the PPP1R27 gene encoding protein phosphatase 1 regulatory subunit 27, whose amino-acid sequence MPLCLKAPVSMRDYCPLSVPRYGRYTPRLRASRTVHFPNDVVFQDHIKQGDLEQVGRFIRARKVTLDTIYPSGMAALHEAVLTGNLDCVKLLVKYGADIHQRDENGWTPLHMACSDGYADIARYLLSLGASLEATTDDGEKPSDLIDPEYEDLVQLFGATALR is encoded by the exons ATGCCGCTGTGCCTGAAGGCTCCTGTGAGCATGAGGGACTATTGCCCCTTGTCGGTGCCCCGGTACGGCCGGTACACCCCGCGTCTGAGGGCCTCGCGCACTGTGCACTTCCCCAACGACGTCGTCTTTCAGGACCACATCAAACAGGGGGACCTGGAGCAGGTGGGCAGGTTCATACGAGCCAGGAAGGTGACACTGGACACCATCTACCCTTCTG GCATGGCAGCCCTCCATGAAGCCGTGCTGACGGGAAACCTGGACTGCGTCAAGCTCCTGGTGAAATACGGCGCTGACATCCACCAGAGAGATGAGAACGGGTGGACACCCCTGCACATGGCCTGCAGCGACGGCTATGCTGACATAGCCAG GTACCTCCTGTCCCTTGGGGCCAGCCTGGAGGCCACCACTGATGATGGGGAGAAACCCTCGGACCTCATCGACCCCGAATACGAGGACCTGGTGCAGCTCTTCGGAGCCACGGCGCTGCGCTGA